The following are encoded together in the Bacillus cereus group sp. RP43 genome:
- a CDS encoding post-transcriptional regulator, whose protein sequence is MVDKEALVESYRGQLQVVLESKVEEFHMFGYDRVTDNDIWKFLKVKKWKKIDSDVRLYELVNDVLRVSANEYMTYLTVEAYQAPLWSFDEYENK, encoded by the coding sequence ATGGTGGATAAAGAGGCTTTGGTAGAATCATACCGCGGACAGTTACAAGTCGTTTTAGAAAGTAAAGTAGAAGAGTTTCACATGTTTGGTTATGACAGAGTGACAGATAATGATATTTGGAAGTTTCTCAAGGTGAAAAAGTGGAAAAAGATAGACAGTGATGTTAGGTTATATGAGTTAGTAAATGATGTATTAAGAGTAAGTGCTAATGAATATATGACTTATTTAACTGTAGAAGCATATCAAGCGCCACTTTGGTCGTTTGATGAATATGAAAATAAATAA
- the yajC gene encoding preprotein translocase subunit YajC, whose product MNPGMMNIIMIVAMFAIFYFLLIRPQQKRQKAVAQMQNELSKGDAIVTIGGLHGTIESVDETKIVVKSGGSHLTFDRNAIREVVKN is encoded by the coding sequence ATGAATCCAGGTATGATGAATATCATTATGATCGTTGCGATGTTTGCGATTTTCTATTTCTTATTAATTCGCCCGCAACAAAAGCGTCAAAAAGCAGTAGCTCAAATGCAAAATGAGTTGTCAAAAGGTGATGCTATCGTAACAATCGGTGGTTTACACGGTACAATCGAATCAGTAGACGAAACGAAAATCGTTGTTAAATCTGGTGGTTCACACTTAACTTTCGATCGTAATGCGATTCGTGAAGTTGTGAAAAACTAA
- the queA gene encoding tRNA preQ1(34) S-adenosylmethionine ribosyltransferase-isomerase QueA, protein MDINLFDFHLPEELIAQIPLEERETSRLMMLDRETGDIEHKHFTDILSYLHEGDCLVLNETKVMPARLHGVKEDTGAHIEVLLLKQEEGDKWETLIKPAKRVKEGTVISFGEGKLKATCIGTADQGGRQLEFSYDGIFYEILDELGEMPLPPYIKETLEDRDRYQTVYAKEIGSAAAPTAGLHFTEELLEKLKQKGVGLAFITLHVGLGTFRPVSADTIEEHHMHAEYYHMSEETAALLNRVKENGGRIITVGTTSTRTLETIATDYSGKLCAASGWTDIFMYPGYEFKAIDGLITNFHLPKSTLIMLVSAFANRDNVLHAYNEAVKEKYRFFSFGDAMFVASHAKMRNK, encoded by the coding sequence ATGGATATTAATTTGTTTGATTTTCATTTACCAGAAGAGCTCATTGCACAAATTCCGCTTGAAGAGCGTGAAACATCAAGATTGATGATGTTAGACCGTGAAACAGGAGATATTGAGCACAAACATTTTACGGACATTCTTTCTTACTTACATGAGGGGGATTGCTTAGTTTTAAATGAAACGAAAGTTATGCCTGCTCGCTTGCACGGTGTGAAAGAAGATACAGGTGCACACATTGAAGTGCTTCTTTTGAAACAAGAAGAAGGCGATAAGTGGGAAACGCTTATAAAGCCAGCGAAGCGTGTAAAAGAAGGAACTGTCATCTCTTTTGGTGAAGGAAAGTTAAAAGCAACTTGCATTGGAACAGCAGATCAAGGTGGGCGTCAACTTGAGTTTTCATATGACGGCATCTTTTATGAAATTTTAGACGAGCTTGGAGAAATGCCACTTCCTCCATATATTAAAGAAACGCTAGAAGATCGCGATCGTTATCAAACGGTATATGCGAAGGAAATAGGTTCAGCAGCAGCACCGACAGCTGGACTTCACTTTACAGAAGAGTTACTCGAGAAATTGAAGCAAAAAGGCGTTGGGTTAGCGTTCATTACACTCCATGTAGGACTTGGAACATTTAGACCAGTTTCTGCAGATACGATTGAAGAGCATCATATGCACGCAGAGTATTACCATATGTCTGAAGAGACAGCTGCGTTATTAAACCGCGTAAAAGAGAATGGCGGACGTATTATTACAGTAGGTACGACATCAACTCGTACGTTAGAAACGATTGCGACAGATTATAGTGGTAAGCTTTGCGCCGCTTCTGGCTGGACAGATATTTTTATGTACCCAGGATATGAATTTAAAGCAATTGATGGTTTAATTACAAACTTCCATTTGCCGAAATCAACATTAATTATGCTTGTAAGTGCATTTGCAAATAGAGATAATGTACTTCATGCTTATAATGAAGCAGTAAAAGAAAAATATCGTTTCTTTAGCTTCGGTGATGCGATGTTCGTTGCATCTCACGCTAAAATGAGAAACAAATAA
- a CDS encoding TIGR04086 family membrane protein translates to MDGTKKLSSAIGFGIITLLILASITSMIMALLLKFTNINEGTLVITIFIIALLSMLMSGFIAGKKAQGKGWLVGFTTGLTFTLLVFLVNYLGFSQTLSNSQLLYQLALMGASTLGGIFGVNMSKQNN, encoded by the coding sequence ATGGATGGAACGAAAAAATTATCGAGCGCAATCGGCTTCGGTATTATTACCCTATTAATCCTCGCCTCTATTACAAGTATGATCATGGCTCTTTTATTAAAATTTACGAATATTAATGAAGGGACATTAGTAATTACTATTTTTATAATAGCCCTTCTATCTATGCTTATGTCTGGATTTATTGCTGGTAAAAAGGCACAAGGAAAAGGTTGGTTAGTAGGTTTCACTACAGGACTCACATTCACTCTTCTCGTCTTTCTCGTTAACTATTTAGGCTTCTCTCAAACTTTATCGAACTCACAGTTACTCTACCAATTAGCATTAATGGGTGCGAGTACACTCGGAGGCATTTTCGGTGTAAATATGTCAAAACAAAACAATTAA
- a CDS encoding DUF2905 domain-containing protein: MTEMPKLLITAGILLIVAGLAWKFIGRLPGDIFVKKGNVTFYFPIITCIVLSIVLSFIMYIINRFK, encoded by the coding sequence ATGACGGAGATGCCAAAGCTGCTTATTACAGCTGGTATTTTGCTCATTGTTGCTGGATTAGCTTGGAAGTTCATAGGAAGGCTTCCAGGCGATATTTTTGTGAAAAAAGGTAACGTTACCTTTTATTTTCCTATCATTACATGTATTGTGTTAAGTATTGTATTATCTTTTATTATGTATATAATAAATCGATTCAAATAA
- the secDF gene encoding protein translocase subunit SecDF — translation MAKRGTRIAAFFLIVLLIGGVIGAAGKDIAKGISLGLDLRGGFEILYEVKPAKKGDKIDRDALVSTVGALENRVNVLGVSEPNIQIEGEDRIRVQLAGVQDQQKAREMLSTQAKLTFRDVDDNLLMDGTDLKGGGAKQTFDEQGRASVGLTLKSAEKFREVTEKISKMPPPTNLMVIWLDFEEGKDSYKAESAKPNPKFLSAATVNQVFNQAEVSIVGGNFTVESAKELSSLLNAGALPVDLKEMYSTSVGAKFGQQALEQTIFASAIGIAIIFLFMLVFYRLPGLVAVIMLGLYIFVTLLVFNWMHAVLTLPGIAALVLGVGIAVDANIITYERLKEELKIGKSMMSAFRAGNHRSLATILDANITTIAAAGVLFAYGNSSVKGFATSLIVSILVGFITNVFGTRFLLGLLVKSRYFDKKLSYFGVKEKDIIPLTKGVVHPPTRFDRINFVNIGHKFFLFSIAVVIAGAIILPIFKMNLGIDFASGTRIDLQSKQATTVSNVHKDLKELNIDVKEEDIVPTGDDNKGFAVRTVGVLSKDEIAKTKTFFHDKYGTDPNVSTVSPTIGKEIARNAFIAVLIASAVIVLYVSIRFRLTYAVSAVIALLHDAFVMIVMFSLFQIEVDLTFIAAVLTIIGYSINDSIVTFDRNRELYKQKKRVRDIKDLEEIVNASIRQTIGRSINTVLTVLFPVIALLIFGSESLRNFSLALLIGLVVGTYSSIFVASQIWLMLENRRLKKGKNKKKVEKEVSEPQV, via the coding sequence ATGGCAAAGCGTGGTACAAGAATTGCCGCCTTTTTCCTCATCGTTTTATTAATTGGTGGAGTAATTGGTGCGGCAGGAAAAGACATAGCAAAAGGAATTAGTCTAGGACTAGACCTTCGCGGTGGTTTTGAAATTCTGTATGAAGTAAAACCAGCCAAAAAAGGTGATAAAATCGATCGTGATGCACTTGTAAGTACAGTAGGTGCTCTTGAAAATCGTGTCAATGTTCTTGGTGTAAGTGAGCCGAACATTCAAATCGAAGGGGAAGATCGAATTCGTGTACAGCTTGCTGGTGTACAAGATCAGCAAAAAGCACGTGAAATGTTATCAACACAAGCGAAACTAACATTCCGTGATGTGGATGATAACCTGCTTATGGACGGAACGGATTTAAAAGGCGGCGGAGCGAAGCAAACATTTGATGAGCAAGGCCGTGCGAGCGTAGGTCTTACACTAAAAAGCGCTGAAAAATTCCGTGAAGTAACTGAAAAGATTTCAAAAATGCCACCACCAACGAATTTAATGGTAATTTGGCTTGATTTTGAAGAAGGAAAAGATTCATATAAAGCAGAATCTGCAAAACCGAATCCAAAGTTTTTATCAGCAGCAACAGTAAACCAAGTATTTAACCAAGCTGAAGTATCTATCGTAGGTGGAAACTTTACAGTTGAAAGTGCGAAAGAACTTTCATCTTTATTAAATGCAGGTGCACTTCCTGTTGATTTAAAAGAAATGTATTCAACATCTGTTGGAGCGAAATTTGGTCAACAAGCATTAGAGCAAACGATTTTCGCTAGTGCGATCGGTATTGCTATTATCTTCTTATTCATGCTTGTATTCTACCGTTTACCAGGACTTGTAGCGGTTATTATGTTAGGTTTATACATTTTCGTTACATTACTTGTCTTTAACTGGATGCATGCAGTTCTTACGTTACCAGGTATTGCGGCATTAGTGCTCGGGGTTGGTATCGCAGTTGATGCGAATATCATTACGTACGAGAGATTGAAGGAAGAGCTTAAAATTGGTAAGTCGATGATGTCAGCATTCCGTGCTGGTAACCATCGTTCATTAGCGACAATTTTAGATGCGAACATTACAACAATTGCAGCAGCTGGTGTATTATTCGCTTACGGTAATAGCTCTGTGAAAGGATTCGCAACAAGTTTAATCGTAAGTATTTTAGTTGGTTTCATTACGAACGTATTCGGTACTCGTTTCTTACTAGGTTTACTTGTAAAGAGCCGTTACTTTGATAAGAAACTATCTTACTTTGGTGTTAAGGAAAAGGATATTATTCCATTAACAAAAGGTGTAGTACATCCACCGACGAGGTTTGATCGTATTAACTTCGTAAATATCGGTCATAAATTCTTCTTATTCTCAATTGCAGTCGTAATTGCTGGGGCAATTATATTACCGATTTTCAAAATGAATCTTGGTATTGACTTTGCAAGTGGTACACGTATCGACTTGCAATCAAAACAAGCAACTACTGTTTCTAATGTTCATAAAGATTTGAAAGAATTGAACATCGATGTGAAGGAAGAAGATATTGTACCGACTGGAGATGATAATAAAGGTTTCGCAGTTCGTACAGTAGGTGTTCTATCAAAAGATGAAATTGCGAAAACAAAAACATTCTTCCACGATAAATACGGTACAGATCCGAATGTAAGTACAGTTTCACCGACAATCGGTAAAGAGATTGCACGAAATGCATTTATCGCAGTATTAATTGCTTCTGCAGTAATCGTTTTATACGTAAGTATTCGTTTCCGTCTTACGTACGCAGTATCTGCAGTAATCGCATTATTACATGATGCATTCGTTATGATTGTTATGTTTAGTCTTTTCCAGATAGAGGTAGACTTAACGTTTATCGCTGCGGTATTAACGATTATTGGTTACTCTATCAATGACTCGATTGTTACGTTTGATAGAAACCGTGAGTTATACAAACAGAAAAAAAGAGTTCGCGACATAAAAGACCTAGAAGAAATCGTAAACGCAAGTATTCGTCAAACAATTGGTCGTTCAATTAATACCGTGTTAACAGTGTTATTCCCAGTAATCGCACTACTTATTTTTGGTAGTGAATCACTGCGTAACTTCTCACTTGCATTATTAATTGGATTAGTTGTAGGTACGTACTCTTCTATTTTCGTTGCTTCTCAAATTTGGTTAATGCTTGAAAACCGCCGTTTGAAAAAGGGCAAAAACAAGAAGAAGGTTGAGAAAGAAGTATCTGAACCACAAGTATAA
- a CDS encoding cation diffusion facilitator family transporter, giving the protein MEKDERFKQAEFGAIVGIVGNIILAIVKAVIGYIGNSKALLADAVHSGSDVIGSLAVLFGLRAAKQPPDEDHPYGHGKAESISAIIVAVLLFIVGIEIAISSIKAFSQDLEPPKGITIFAVILSIVVKEGMFQYKYRLGKRINSDAIIANAYEHRSDVFSSIAALIGICAAIIGGKLGMDWLVYADPIAGLFVSILVAKMAWSIGSEAIHATLDHVLHEEDVVPLREAVFQVEGVKKIGSLYAREHGHYVIVDIKISVDPYITVEEGHRIGKHVKETLMKQDNVQNVFVHINPYSPN; this is encoded by the coding sequence ATGGAAAAAGATGAACGTTTTAAACAGGCCGAGTTTGGTGCTATTGTCGGAATCGTTGGTAATATTATATTAGCGATTGTAAAAGCGGTAATTGGTTATATTGGAAACAGTAAGGCACTTTTAGCGGATGCGGTGCATTCTGGATCAGATGTAATTGGCTCGTTAGCTGTACTTTTTGGATTACGAGCAGCAAAGCAACCGCCTGATGAAGATCATCCGTATGGTCATGGTAAAGCGGAATCGATTTCAGCGATTATTGTTGCGGTATTATTATTTATTGTTGGAATAGAGATAGCGATTTCGTCTATAAAAGCTTTTTCACAAGATTTAGAACCACCAAAAGGAATTACGATTTTTGCAGTTATTCTTTCGATTGTAGTGAAAGAAGGGATGTTTCAGTATAAATATCGATTAGGGAAGAGAATAAATAGTGATGCAATTATTGCAAATGCATATGAACATCGTTCGGATGTGTTTTCTTCAATTGCAGCTTTAATCGGCATTTGTGCAGCTATTATCGGCGGTAAGTTAGGTATGGATTGGCTTGTATATGCCGATCCAATTGCGGGATTATTTGTTTCAATTCTCGTTGCTAAGATGGCGTGGAGTATTGGATCAGAAGCTATTCATGCAACGCTCGATCATGTTCTGCATGAAGAAGATGTCGTTCCGCTTAGGGAGGCAGTTTTTCAAGTGGAAGGTGTGAAAAAAATCGGCTCTTTATATGCAAGGGAACATGGCCATTATGTTATTGTTGATATTAAAATATCTGTAGATCCATATATCACTGTAGAAGAAGGTCACCGCATTGGAAAACATGTAAAAGAAACACTTATGAAACAAGATAACGTACAAAATGTTTTTGTACATATTAATCCGTATTCTCCAAATTGA
- the tgt gene encoding tRNA guanosine(34) transglycosylase Tgt: MTAIRYEFIKTCKQTGARLGRVHTPHGSFDTPTFMPVGTLATVKTMSPEELKAMDSGIILSNTYHLWLRPGHEIVREAGGLHKFMNWDRAILTDSGGFQVFSLSDFRRIEEEGVHFRNHLNGDKLFLSPEKAMEIQNALGSDIMMAFDECPPFPATFEYMKKSVERTSRWAERCLKAHERPQDQGLFGIVQGGEFEELRRQSAKDLVSMDFPGYAIGGLSVGEPKDIMNRVLEFTTPLLPDDKPRYLMGVGSPDSLIDGAIRGVDMFDCVLPTRIARNGTCMTSEGRLVVKNAKFARDFGPLDPNCDCYTCKNYSRAYIRHLMKCDETFGIRLTSYHNLHFLLNLMEQVRQAIREDRLGDFREEFFEQYGFNKPNAKNF, encoded by the coding sequence ATGACAGCAATTCGTTATGAATTTATTAAAACTTGTAAACAAACGGGTGCGCGTTTAGGTCGAGTACATACGCCACACGGTTCATTTGATACACCAACATTTATGCCAGTTGGTACACTTGCAACAGTTAAAACGATGTCACCAGAAGAATTAAAGGCAATGGATTCGGGTATTATCTTAAGTAATACGTATCACTTATGGTTACGTCCAGGTCATGAAATTGTACGCGAAGCAGGCGGTTTGCATAAATTTATGAACTGGGATCGTGCAATTTTAACAGATTCTGGTGGTTTCCAAGTATTTAGTTTAAGTGACTTCCGCCGTATCGAAGAGGAAGGTGTTCACTTCCGTAACCACTTAAACGGAGATAAATTATTCTTATCACCAGAAAAAGCGATGGAAATCCAAAATGCATTAGGTTCAGATATCATGATGGCATTTGATGAGTGTCCACCGTTCCCTGCTACTTTTGAATACATGAAGAAGTCTGTAGAGCGTACAAGCCGCTGGGCAGAGCGTTGTCTAAAGGCACATGAACGTCCACAAGATCAAGGTTTATTCGGTATTGTGCAGGGCGGGGAGTTTGAAGAACTTCGTCGCCAAAGTGCGAAAGATCTTGTTTCAATGGACTTCCCTGGCTATGCTATAGGCGGTCTATCCGTTGGTGAACCGAAGGATATTATGAATCGTGTTCTTGAGTTTACAACACCACTTCTTCCTGATGATAAACCACGTTACTTAATGGGTGTAGGTTCTCCTGACTCGTTAATTGATGGTGCGATTCGCGGTGTTGATATGTTTGACTGTGTACTTCCAACTCGTATCGCTCGAAATGGTACATGTATGACAAGTGAAGGCCGTCTAGTTGTGAAAAACGCGAAATTCGCTAGAGACTTCGGGCCGCTTGATCCGAACTGTGATTGCTACACATGTAAAAACTATTCTCGTGCGTACATTCGTCACTTAATGAAATGCGATGAAACGTTCGGAATTCGTTTAACGTCTTATCACAACCTTCATTTTCTGTTAAACTTAATGGAGCAGGTGAGACAAGCTATTCGTGAAGACCGTCTTGGCGATTTCCGCGAAGAGTTCTTTGAACAGTATGGCTTTAATAAACCGAATGCTAAAAACTTCTAA
- the spoVB gene encoding stage V sporulation protein B produces MTRQSFLKGAFILMIAGFITKILGFINRIVMARILGEEGVGLYMMAVPTFILAITLTQIGLPVAIAKFVAEAEAVNDKQRVKKILTVSLAVTSIISIILTIGIMLLTPILAKTLLTDERTYYPLMAILPVVPVIAVSSVLRGYFQGKQNMKPSAYAQVIEQVVRITIIAVCIQLFLPYGVEYAAAGAMLSAVLGEVASLLFLLTLFQREKHLSIRSGFFTTVKESKNTFYSLMDIALPTTGSRLIGSVSYFFEPIVVMQSLAIAGVAASVATQQYGMLNGYAFPLLSLPAFITYALSTALVPSISEAMAKRQHKLVEHRLQQALRISLITGGWSVVILYVFASPVLTLMYGSDNAVAFIQLLAPCFLFHYFQSPLTSVLQALNLARAAMMNTFIGAIVKLIVIFALASRPEFQMMGVALAIAANIVTVTFLHYATVLKKIAFTIYAKDYIFGGIAIGIAGTFGFYLHKHIVFSHSLGVQTLWEITLTTIVYIILLFVFKLIRKEELSRLPIIRKLSFLK; encoded by the coding sequence ATGACGAGACAAAGCTTTTTAAAAGGTGCATTTATTTTAATGATAGCCGGCTTTATTACAAAAATCCTTGGATTTATTAACCGCATTGTAATGGCACGTATTTTAGGAGAAGAAGGCGTTGGCCTTTATATGATGGCTGTCCCCACCTTCATTTTAGCAATAACATTAACACAAATTGGCCTTCCTGTTGCAATCGCAAAATTTGTAGCAGAAGCGGAAGCAGTGAACGATAAGCAAAGAGTTAAAAAAATATTAACTGTCTCGCTAGCCGTTACATCCATTATTAGTATCATTTTAACAATTGGGATTATGCTACTCACACCTATTTTAGCAAAAACATTATTAACAGATGAAAGAACTTACTATCCATTAATGGCTATTTTACCTGTCGTCCCTGTTATTGCAGTTTCTTCCGTTTTACGTGGTTATTTCCAAGGGAAACAAAATATGAAGCCGAGCGCTTATGCTCAAGTCATAGAACAAGTTGTCCGCATTACAATTATCGCTGTATGCATTCAGTTATTTTTACCTTACGGCGTAGAATATGCTGCAGCCGGTGCCATGCTATCAGCTGTTCTGGGCGAAGTTGCATCTTTATTATTTTTACTTACTTTATTCCAACGCGAAAAACATTTATCTATACGCTCTGGATTTTTCACTACTGTAAAGGAGAGCAAAAATACGTTTTATTCCCTTATGGACATTGCTTTACCAACTACAGGAAGCCGTTTAATTGGTTCCGTTTCTTATTTCTTTGAACCTATCGTCGTTATGCAAAGCTTAGCGATCGCCGGCGTTGCTGCATCTGTCGCAACTCAGCAATACGGTATGTTAAACGGATATGCGTTCCCGCTTCTATCACTGCCAGCCTTTATTACATATGCTCTTTCTACAGCACTCGTCCCATCAATTAGCGAGGCAATGGCAAAGAGACAACACAAATTAGTGGAACACCGATTACAACAAGCACTTCGGATCTCCTTAATAACCGGCGGATGGTCAGTCGTTATATTATATGTATTTGCTTCTCCAGTTTTAACTCTCATGTACGGATCAGACAACGCGGTCGCTTTCATCCAGCTTCTTGCACCTTGCTTTTTATTTCATTATTTCCAAAGTCCCCTTACGTCTGTGTTGCAAGCTTTAAACTTAGCACGCGCTGCTATGATGAACACCTTTATTGGCGCTATCGTAAAATTAATCGTTATTTTTGCACTCGCTTCACGCCCAGAGTTCCAAATGATGGGGGTTGCCCTCGCCATCGCAGCGAATATAGTAACCGTAACATTCCTTCACTACGCCACTGTTTTAAAGAAAATTGCATTTACCATCTACGCAAAAGACTATATTTTCGGTGGAATTGCTATCGGGATTGCTGGTACCTTCGGTTTTTATCTTCATAAGCATATTGTTTTTTCTCATTCACTTGGCGTACAAACGTTATGGGAAATCACCTTAACAACAATCGTTTATATCATTCTCCTCTTCGTTTTCAAACTCATTCGAAAAGAAGAATTAAGTCGTCTCCCTATCATTCGTAAACTTTCATTTTTGAAATAA
- a CDS encoding DUF421 domain-containing protein, with protein sequence MEWVSIIGRTMLLYTIILIIFRLMGKREIGELSVLDLVVFIMLGEMAVVAIENTDKSLWHQLVPMIFLMCIQIILSIISLKFQRFRHLIEGEPAILVNAGKIDEKKMRKQRYNIDDLLMQLREQGIGDVRDVEYAILEPSGKLSVFQKQKSKKSKNDTPIFTLPLIIDGEIQSNHLQMIEHTNEWLIEKLNNLGYKDVKQIVYCSFQNGQFFVDLKEN encoded by the coding sequence ATGGAATGGGTATCAATAATCGGACGAACAATGCTTTTGTATACAATCATATTAATTATTTTTCGTCTTATGGGTAAACGTGAAATTGGAGAATTAAGTGTATTAGATTTGGTTGTATTCATTATGCTCGGTGAAATGGCTGTAGTGGCAATTGAAAATACAGATAAATCACTTTGGCATCAATTAGTTCCAATGATTTTTCTAATGTGTATACAAATCATTTTGTCGATCATTTCTTTAAAGTTCCAGCGTTTTCGGCATTTAATAGAAGGAGAGCCTGCGATTCTTGTGAATGCGGGTAAAATTGATGAAAAAAAGATGCGGAAGCAGCGATATAACATAGATGATTTATTGATGCAACTACGTGAGCAAGGAATCGGAGATGTACGTGATGTAGAATACGCTATTTTAGAACCATCTGGAAAGTTATCTGTCTTTCAAAAACAAAAAAGTAAAAAGAGCAAAAATGATACACCAATCTTTACACTCCCGCTAATTATTGATGGAGAAATTCAATCTAATCATTTGCAAATGATTGAGCATACAAATGAGTGGCTCATTGAGAAATTGAATAACTTAGGTTATAAAGATGTGAAACAGATTGTATATTGTAGTTTTCAAAATGGACAATTTTTTGTTGATTTGAAAGAAAATTAG
- the ruvB gene encoding Holliday junction branch migration DNA helicase RuvB, protein MDERLLSGESGYEDADLEYSLRPQTLRQYIGQDKAKHNLEVFIEAAKMREETLDHVLLYGPPGLGKTTLANIIANEMGVNIRTTSGPAIERPGDLAAVLTALQPGDVLFIDEIHRLHRSIEEVLYPAMEDFCLDIVIGKGPSARSVRLDLPPFTLVGATTRAGALSAPLRDRFGVLSRLEYYTVDQLSAIVERTAEVFEVEIDSLAALEIARRARGTPRIANRLLRRVRDFAQVRSDGTIAMEITQMALELLQVDKLGLDHIDHKLLLGIIEKFRGGPVGLETVSATIGEESHTIEDVYEPYLLQIGFLQRTPRGRIVTPLAYEHFGMEMPKV, encoded by the coding sequence ATGGACGAACGTCTCCTTTCAGGGGAATCTGGATATGAAGATGCGGATTTAGAGTATTCATTACGGCCACAGACGCTCCGTCAGTATATTGGCCAAGATAAAGCGAAACATAATTTAGAAGTGTTTATTGAAGCGGCGAAAATGCGTGAAGAAACGTTAGATCACGTACTTTTATATGGACCACCTGGACTTGGTAAAACGACGCTTGCGAATATTATTGCCAATGAAATGGGTGTTAACATTCGAACAACGTCAGGTCCTGCAATTGAAAGACCAGGAGATTTAGCGGCTGTATTAACAGCACTTCAGCCTGGGGATGTATTATTTATTGATGAAATTCATCGTTTGCATAGATCTATTGAAGAAGTGTTATACCCAGCGATGGAAGACTTTTGCCTTGATATCGTTATTGGGAAAGGACCGTCAGCTCGCTCTGTACGTCTAGACTTACCTCCATTTACGCTAGTTGGGGCAACGACGCGTGCAGGTGCATTATCAGCACCACTTCGTGACCGTTTTGGTGTACTTTCACGATTAGAGTACTATACAGTAGATCAGCTTTCTGCGATTGTAGAACGTACAGCAGAAGTGTTTGAAGTTGAAATAGATTCGTTAGCTGCATTAGAAATTGCAAGACGTGCCCGTGGTACACCTCGTATTGCGAATCGTCTATTACGACGTGTACGTGACTTCGCACAAGTTCGCAGTGACGGAACGATTGCGATGGAAATTACACAAATGGCGTTAGAACTATTGCAAGTAGATAAATTAGGACTTGATCATATCGATCATAAATTACTGCTTGGTATTATTGAAAAGTTCCGCGGTGGTCCAGTTGGATTAGAAACTGTTTCAGCAACGATAGGGGAAGAATCGCATACGATTGAAGATGTGTATGAGCCGTATTTATTACAAATTGGCTTTTTACAAAGAACGCCAAGAGGCCGGATCGTAACGCCGCTCGCATATGAGCATTTCGGAATGGAGATGCCAAAAGTATGA